One genomic segment of Acinetobacter oleivorans DR1 includes these proteins:
- a CDS encoding LysR family transcriptional regulator, translating to MQKNLKQITSFLQVVDSGSFTKAAEILGLSRSMVSIDIKQLEKQLNTSLLIRNTRNIALTEIGQHFYEDFKQIQLQIDEAFERSQHLGTSITGTLRFSSTNEFGQRFILPLLPEFCRLYPHLRLQYLFNSSLDDLVTEKLDLVIRLGNLKNSSLKTRKIGEYPIYLVATPQFIKDHPIENISDLADVPWIGHTLLNWQDSQYILQNNLGEQYSLPFIRSQYESNSVTAIHQMALSSLGVAICPAWLVDEDIQQNRLIRLFPDFSLPLQSIQLLYPHTSNLPAKTRAFIDYLIANLSFS from the coding sequence GTGCAAAAAAACCTCAAGCAAATTACCAGTTTTTTACAAGTCGTTGATTCTGGCTCTTTTACCAAGGCTGCTGAAATTTTAGGCTTAAGCCGATCAATGGTGAGTATTGATATAAAACAATTAGAAAAGCAGCTCAATACAAGCCTATTAATTCGCAACACACGTAATATTGCATTAACTGAAATTGGTCAGCATTTTTATGAGGATTTTAAACAAATCCAACTTCAGATTGATGAGGCATTTGAGCGAAGCCAACACTTAGGTACAAGCATTACAGGCACTTTACGGTTTTCGTCGACCAATGAATTTGGCCAACGTTTCATTTTGCCTTTACTGCCTGAGTTTTGTCGGCTTTACCCACATTTACGTTTACAGTATTTGTTTAATTCATCGCTTGATGATTTAGTAACTGAAAAATTAGATCTGGTTATTCGGCTAGGAAATTTAAAAAACTCATCTTTAAAAACTCGAAAAATCGGAGAATATCCAATTTATCTTGTGGCTACTCCGCAGTTTATAAAAGACCATCCTATAGAAAATATATCTGATTTAGCAGATGTTCCTTGGATTGGCCACACCTTATTAAATTGGCAAGATTCACAATATATTTTGCAAAATAATTTAGGGGAGCAATATTCATTACCCTTTATTCGAAGTCAGTATGAATCAAACTCGGTCACTGCAATTCATCAAATGGCTCTTTCATCTTTAGGTGTGGCGATTTGTCCTGCATGGTTAGTTGATGAAGATATTCAACAAAATCGCCTAATTCGATTATTTCCTGATTTTTCGTTACCGCTACAAAGTATTCAATTACTTTATCCTCATACCTCTAATTTACCGGCCAAAACGAGAGCATTTATAGATTATTTAATAGCCAATCTTTCTTTCAGTTAA